One Helianthus annuus cultivar XRQ/B chromosome 7, HanXRQr2.0-SUNRISE, whole genome shotgun sequence genomic region harbors:
- the LOC110867628 gene encoding ribosome biogenesis protein NOP53: MGKSRKGKKAWRSNISTQDIEDFYDKSTKDALSGGSLTQLPSDSLFFLDKSRDLSVKRKIDKSRDKILRVDSVLQKNSFVKPVPSSNTKKCSRNYKEKDLKTTEATSFKKKDASTMLLDIWNDQGDHAVKKRKVSNKAIVIPAVEVEPPGCSYNPTSESHQDSLAQAVADEMQKVYTKELRPAPVPLTVEGGVIDEEDMYFLDADNESDDDVEGKDADENDDADLEKRPFKTKRVTRVQLNKRARNKEKLKMEAEAKKIKDFSKDLDSLPDIIDEIGREDEEKKNRHLRCVTAKQERLKSCPPRLGRHKFEPAPVQVLLSEEITGSLRKLKACCTLARDRYKSFEKRGIIVPTAKSGRK, translated from the exons ATGGGTAAATCAAGGAAAGGAAAGAAAGCATGGAGATCGAACATCAGCACACAAGACATCGAAGATTTCTACGACAAATCCACCAAAGACGCCCTTTCCGGCGGCTCTCTCACCCAACTCCCTAGCGACTCTCTCTTCTTCCTCGACAAATCCAGAG ATCTTTCTGTGAAGCGTAAAATTGACAAAAGCAGAGACAAGATACTGCGTGTTGATAGCGTACTACAAAAGAATTCTTTTGTGAAACCTGTGCCATCATCCAATACTAAAAAGTGTAGTAGGAATTATAAAGAGAAAGACCTTAAAACTACTGAAGCAACTTCGTTCAAGAAAAAAGATGCTTCCACCATGCTTCTTGATATATGGAATGATCAAG GTGATCATGCTGTAAAGAAAAGAAAG GTTTCAAACAAGGCTATTGTAATTCCTGCTGTGGAAGTAGAGCCGCCTGGATGCTCATACAATCCAACATCTGAAAGTCATCAG GATTCATTGGCTCAAGCTGTTGCAGATGAAATGCAGAAAGTTTATACGAAAGAATTGCGCCCAGCACCTGTTCCTTTAACTGTTGAAGGTGGAGTTATTGATGAGGAAGAT ATGTATTTTCTAGATGCGGATAATGAGAGTGATGATGATGTTGAGGGGAAGGATGCTGATGAAAATGATGATGCGGATCTTGAGAAGAG GCCTTTTAAAACAAAGAGGGTAACAAGAGTACAGCTGAATAAGAGGGCTAGAAACAAAGAAAAATTGAAGATGGAAGCAGAAGCCAAAAAGATAAAAGACTTCTCTAAAGATCTCGACAG CTTACCAGATATAATCGATGAGATAGGCAGGGAGGATGAAGAGAAAAAGAATCGACATCTTCGTTGTGTTACCGCTAAACAAGAAAGACTAAAGTCATGCCCCCCACGTTTAGGAAGGCACAA ATTTGAGCCTGCGCCTGTTCAAGTGTTGCTATCCGAAGAGATTACCGGTTCTTTGAGGAAGTTGAAG GCATGTTGTACCCTAGCTAGAGACCGATACAAGAGCTTTGAGAAAAGAGGAATAATTGTCCCTACAGCTAAGAGTGGCAG GAAATAG
- the LOC110867627 gene encoding glucosidase 2 subunit beta — translation MKKINASIFTFFVIISTIILRSTVISSNELLGVAPEDEMYYKGLWSSGTIKCKDGSRTFTKSQLNDDFCDCFDGTDEPGTAACPTGKFYCRNAGHSALTIFSSRINDGICDCCDGSDEYDGKTRCNNTCWEAGKAARDKLMEKIALYRDGVAIRKHEVEQAKVSAAKDEAELSNLKNEEKILKEIVQQLKEHKERIEEAVEKERIQKEKEEKQKKEAEESESKEHKNEEKNDAEEQEHVKNHNVEEQEPVENNDIEAAVLEDSSSRQHDPKDEEGPEFVHGSEPNTGLGSKEEDATKDIDALSREDLGREIGSRWTGKKTDEQNHDAKNDYETSVNAHDEENNGYDTETDEDQYYDHDTEAHRDDVGDAAVDDSSSSYGYDPDDDMDMLGTESESSPSWFEKIQRTVRNILRTVNPFQTPVDISEAENVRKEYDEACTKLSKLKSRISRLTKKLGHDFGSEKEFYSLYGQCFESKQNKYVYKVCPFKQATQEEGYSTTRLGKWEKFEESYNVMLFSNGDNCWNGPDRSVKVRLRCGLKVELADVDEPSRCEYAATLTTPALCLEGKLKELEDELKKQPQPHDEL, via the exons ATGAAGAAGATTAACGCATCAATCTTCACATTCTTCGTCATAATTTCAACGATTATTCTCCGATCGACCGTAATTTCATCAAACGAGCTGCTTGGAGTTGCACCTGAAG ATGAGATGTATTACAAGGGATTGTGGTCTTCAGGAACGATTAAATGCAAAGATGGATCTAGAACATTCACTAAGTCACAGCTTAATGATGATTTCTGTGATTGCTTTGATGGAACTGATGAACCAG GAACAGCAGCATGCCCCACTGGGAAATTCTATTGCAGAAATGCTGGACATAGTGCCCTTACTATATTTTCTTCTAGGATAAATGATGGTATCTGTG ATTGTTGTGATGGTAGTGACGAGTATGATGGCAAAACCAGGTGCAACAACACCTGTTGGGAGGCTGGAAAAGCGGCAAGAGATAAGTTAATGGAAAAAATTGCATTATATCGGGATGGCGTTGCCATAAGAAAGCATGAAGTTGAACAAGCAAAAGTCTCAGCAGCAAAAGATGAGGCTGAGCTGTCAAATCTGAAGAATGAGGAGAAAATTCTCAAGGAGATTGTTCAACAACTTAAGG AGCACAAGGAACGAATAGAGGAGGCAGTGGAGAAAGAGCGCATCCAGAAAGAAAAGGAGGAAAAGCAGAAAAAGGAAGCCGAAGAATCGGAATCGAAGGAACACAAAAATGAAGAGAAAAATGATGCTGAAGAACAAGAGCACGTGAAAAATCACAATGTTGAAGAACAAGAGCCTGTGGAAAATAATGACATTGAAGCTGCAGTTCTTGAGGACTCTTCTTCACGCCAG CATGACCCGAAGGATGAGGAAGGGCCTGAATTTGTACATGGATCTGAACCTAATACTGGGCTCGGAAGTAAG GAAGAAGATGCAACCAAAGACATTGATGCATTATCAAGGGAAGATTTGGGGCGTGAAATTGGTTCACGATGGACTGGAAAAAAAACAGATGAGCAAAATCATGATGCTAAAAATGATTACGAGACATCTGTTAATGCTCATGATGAAGAAAACAATGGATACGATACAGAAACTGATGAAGATCAATATTACGATCATGACACCGAGGCCCACAGGGATGATGTTGGAGATGCAGCTGTTGATGATTCAAGTTCTTCATACGGCTATGACCCAGATGATGACATGGACATGTTAGGTACGGAAAGCGAAAGCAGCCCTTCATGGTTCGAGAAGATTCAAAGAACTGTGAGGAATATTCTGCGGACTGTTAACCCCTTTCAGACTCCAGTAGACATATCTG AAGCTGAAAATGTACGAAAAGAATACGATGAGGCCTGCACAAAGTTATCTAAATTAAAATCAAGGATATCTCGCCTAACTAAGAAGCTAGGGCAtgattttg GATCGGAGAAGGAATTCTACTCCTTATATGGTCAAtgttttgaaagcaaacagaacaA atatgtttacaaagtttgcccTTTTAAACAAGCCACTCAGGAGGAAGGGTACAGCACAACACGGTTGGG GAAATGGGAGAAATTTGAGGAGTCGTATAATGTAATGCTCTTTTCAAATGGTGACAATTGCTGGAATGGTCCTGATAGAAGTGTAAAG GTTAGATTAAGATGTGGATTGAAAGTTGAGCTTGCCGACGTAGATGAACCAAGCCGTTGCGA ATATGCAGCGACGTTAACCACCCCAGCTCTTTGCCTGGAAGGAAAACTCAAG GAGCTAGAAGATGAACTAAAGAAGCAACCGCAACCACATGATGAGCTTTAA